One Pseudonocardia sediminis DNA window includes the following coding sequences:
- a CDS encoding helix-turn-helix transcriptional regulator, whose protein sequence is MGRTSARGRRNAVRAARTAAGMTQAELAGHVGVTRQTVVAVEAGDYAPSVYLALAVAGALGGTVEGLFGSEAEVGRTAGNAAGSSE, encoded by the coding sequence GTGGGACGGACATCGGCGAGGGGACGGCGCAACGCCGTCCGAGCGGCCCGGACGGCGGCCGGCATGACACAGGCCGAGCTGGCCGGGCACGTCGGCGTGACCCGTCAGACCGTCGTGGCCGTCGAGGCGGGCGACTACGCGCCGTCGGTCTATCTCGCCCTGGCCGTCGCCGGGGCGCTCGGCGGCACCGTCGAGGGGTTGTTCGGGTCCGAGGCGGAGGTCGGCCGGACCGCGGGGAACGCGGCCGGGTCATCGGAGTGA
- a CDS encoding glycoside hydrolase family 16 protein produces the protein MTRGRRRRLVARSAGATALVLSALAGLAWTVAVPPDQAETPFAAPVAARPAPAPPGPPPVKWKRTGGDEFDAGRVDGRRWSTYNSIGAFGNGLRRPSAVAQRDGLLTITAKPRLNGGTSGGISMRPGQRYGRWEFRARTDVGRGYSPAILLWPDSERFPDDGELDMMEIPYDDRRAATAFVHWGKANNILSTETVGDFTQWHTFAMEWLPNRITWYVDGVKKWEITDRRAIPTKPMHLCIQLDQGPAQKWIPGPDATTPDQVRLQVDWARVYRVDR, from the coding sequence GTGACCCGCGGCCGTCGTCGACGGCTGGTCGCCCGCAGTGCCGGTGCGACGGCGTTGGTGCTCAGCGCCCTGGCCGGGCTCGCGTGGACGGTGGCCGTGCCCCCGGACCAGGCCGAGACCCCGTTCGCGGCCCCGGTCGCCGCCCGGCCCGCCCCCGCGCCACCCGGCCCGCCGCCGGTGAAGTGGAAGCGGACCGGCGGCGACGAGTTCGACGCCGGGCGCGTCGACGGCCGCCGGTGGAGCACCTACAACTCGATCGGCGCGTTCGGCAACGGCCTGCGCCGCCCGTCCGCGGTCGCCCAGCGCGACGGCCTGCTGACGATCACGGCCAAGCCCCGTCTGAACGGCGGGACGTCCGGTGGCATCTCGATGCGCCCCGGCCAGCGCTACGGGCGCTGGGAGTTCCGCGCCCGCACCGATGTCGGCCGCGGGTACAGCCCGGCGATCCTGCTCTGGCCGGACTCCGAGCGGTTCCCCGACGACGGGGAGCTGGACATGATGGAGATCCCCTACGACGACCGTCGCGCGGCGACCGCGTTCGTGCACTGGGGAAAGGCGAACAACATCCTGTCCACCGAGACGGTCGGCGACTTCACGCAGTGGCACACGTTCGCGATGGAGTGGCTGCCGAACCGGATCACCTGGTATGTCGACGGCGTGAAGAAGTGGGAGATCACCGACCGCCGCGCGATCCCGACCAAGCCCATGCACCTGTGCATCCAGCTCGACCAGGGGCCCGCGCAGAAGTGGATCCCCGGCCCGGACGCGACGACGCCGGACCAGGTGCGGCTGCAGGTCGACTGGGCGCGGGTCTACCGGGTCGACCGGTAG
- a CDS encoding glycoside hydrolase family 16 protein: MRPRPLRSRRTGAGVIAAAALAALAVLAPTAQAAPTGWVPAGGDEFNAPALNTSTWKTYDSVGAFGNGLRRPSAISQGNGLLTITAQPRLNGGTSGGMAMGAGQLYGRWEFRARTSAGKGYSSAILLWPDSEKFPEDGELDMMEVPSEKRTAATAFVHYGADNRIVGTSRAGDFTKWHDFAMEWLPDRITWYVDGVKAWETTDKKVIPTTPMHLCIQLDQGPATNWMPAPDASTPDKVTLQVDWARISKRG; encoded by the coding sequence GTGCGCCCTCGTCCGCTGCGTTCCCGTCGTACCGGAGCGGGGGTGATCGCCGCCGCCGCGCTCGCCGCACTGGCGGTGCTCGCCCCGACCGCCCAGGCCGCGCCCACCGGCTGGGTCCCGGCCGGCGGCGACGAGTTCAACGCCCCGGCGCTGAACACGTCGACGTGGAAGACCTACGACTCGGTCGGCGCGTTCGGCAACGGCCTGCGCCGCCCGTCCGCGATCAGCCAGGGGAACGGCCTGCTGACGATCACCGCGCAGCCGCGCCTGAACGGCGGCACGTCCGGCGGGATGGCGATGGGCGCCGGTCAGCTCTACGGCCGCTGGGAGTTCCGCGCCCGCACCTCGGCGGGCAAGGGCTACAGCTCGGCGATCCTGCTGTGGCCGGACTCCGAGAAGTTCCCGGAGGACGGGGAGCTGGACATGATGGAGGTCCCCAGCGAGAAGCGGACCGCCGCGACCGCGTTCGTGCACTACGGCGCGGACAACCGGATCGTCGGCACCAGCCGGGCCGGGGACTTCACGAAGTGGCACGACTTCGCCATGGAGTGGCTGCCCGACCGCATCACCTGGTACGTCGACGGCGTGAAGGCGTGGGAGACGACCGACAAGAAGGTCATCCCGACCACGCCGATGCACCTGTGCATCCAGCTCGACCAGGGCCCGGCGACGAACTGGATGCCGGCGCCGGACGCGAGCACCCCGGACAAGGTGACGTTGCAGGTCGACTGGGCGCGCATCTCGAAGCGGGGCTGA
- a CDS encoding ATP-dependent helicase: MTSSTDVLVPAPGGLTPAALSAALGLPAPTEEQAAVIAAPIGPALVVAGAGAGKTETMAARVVWLVATGQAMPEEVLGLTFTRKAAQQLGTRVRSRLRRLASSRLLDDIDPGGGRRAALLAGEPTVSTYHAYAGRLVSEHALRLPAEPASRLLGPTAVWQLAHRVVSSWAADLEIDRVPATVTGYLLALSGELGEHLAEPRDVRRLAQDMIAALERAPRGKGQRAEPSATYKGWIAAQNMRCELLPLVEEFAARKQSEQAMDFADQMALAARIAEADPEVGRIERGQFRAVLLDEYQDTGHAQRVLLRALFGTVPGEGPSPQDGCSVTAVGDPCQSIYGWRGASAGNLARFRTDFPTRHGDPADVYGLLTSFRNPAEVLTLANRVSEELRTGPGAIEVGELRAAPKAGPGDVRAALLPDVAAEVEWVADGVASRWHSLAEERDKPPTAAVLVRRRADMDALAAALRARRLPVEVVGLGGLLDTPEVRDLVSALRVVADPLAGPSAVRLLTGVRWRLGVADLAALWTRARELVPRPASKPGPLSPQELALGALPGEHAEQAGLVDALDDPGEPSRYSEAGFDRIRRLGRELSLLRARASAPLTDLVADTERVLLLDVETAARPGPAGRAHLDAFADVVADFSSGAQVATLPALLDFLETAEKAEDGLTPGEIEVAPDRVQILTVHAAKGLEWEIVAVPHLVSQVFPGRKMSGSWLKDPSDLPVPLRGDADDLPGLYLPPGGDRKQMELAMKGHDEALDDRRLAEERRLFYVALTRSEHTLLVSGHRWPATGEKPKEPSVFLTEIAETLEGPGGSEVGLLEHWAPPPDPDSGNPALGTTHTAPWPPDPFGDRGTDVRAGADLVREALRRRARPAPPRRGRRTSPDQLSLDMPAEPVDVVEEDPEGWAADVDVLLAERAAAARRPTVLLPGRVSVSQLVELADDPDALAIRLRRPVPLPPNPHTRRGTAFHAWLEQRFGAVQLLDLDELPGAADDNGAGDDALIELQEAFLRSEWADRVPIEVEVSFESVVAGVAVRGRMDAVFADPDGGWTVVDWKTGVPPEGDRERAVGVQLAAYRLAWAALQGVPPERVRAAFHYVRPDVTLRPADLLDAEGLHALLNSVPRVAS; encoded by the coding sequence GTGACATCGAGCACCGACGTCCTGGTCCCGGCGCCGGGGGGACTGACCCCCGCGGCGCTGTCGGCCGCGCTCGGGCTTCCGGCACCCACCGAGGAGCAGGCCGCCGTCATCGCCGCCCCGATCGGGCCCGCGCTCGTCGTGGCCGGCGCCGGTGCGGGCAAGACGGAGACGATGGCGGCCCGGGTCGTGTGGCTGGTCGCGACCGGTCAGGCGATGCCCGAGGAGGTCCTTGGCCTGACCTTCACCCGCAAGGCCGCCCAGCAGCTCGGTACCCGGGTGCGGTCCCGCCTGCGCCGCCTCGCGAGTTCTCGTCTGCTCGACGACATCGATCCCGGAGGGGGACGCCGGGCGGCGTTGCTGGCCGGGGAACCGACCGTGTCGACCTACCACGCCTATGCCGGACGCCTGGTCTCCGAGCACGCGCTGCGGCTGCCGGCCGAACCGGCGTCGCGGCTGCTCGGGCCGACGGCGGTCTGGCAGCTCGCGCACCGGGTCGTCTCGAGCTGGGCGGCGGACCTGGAGATCGACCGCGTCCCGGCCACCGTCACCGGCTACCTGCTGGCCCTGTCCGGCGAGCTCGGCGAGCACCTGGCCGAGCCGCGCGACGTGCGCCGGCTGGCGCAGGACATGATCGCCGCGCTGGAGCGGGCGCCGCGCGGGAAGGGCCAGCGGGCCGAGCCGTCGGCGACCTACAAGGGCTGGATCGCCGCCCAGAACATGCGCTGCGAGCTGCTGCCGCTGGTCGAGGAGTTCGCCGCGCGCAAGCAGTCCGAGCAGGCGATGGACTTCGCCGACCAGATGGCGCTGGCCGCCCGGATCGCCGAGGCGGATCCCGAGGTGGGGCGGATCGAGCGCGGCCAGTTCCGCGCCGTGCTGCTCGACGAGTACCAGGACACCGGGCACGCCCAGCGGGTGCTGCTGCGCGCGCTGTTCGGGACGGTCCCGGGGGAGGGCCCGAGCCCGCAGGACGGCTGCTCGGTCACCGCGGTCGGTGACCCCTGCCAGTCGATCTACGGCTGGCGCGGGGCGAGCGCGGGCAACCTGGCCCGCTTCCGCACCGACTTCCCGACGCGCCACGGCGACCCGGCCGACGTCTACGGCCTGCTCACCAGCTTCCGGAACCCGGCCGAGGTGCTCACCCTGGCCAACCGGGTCTCCGAGGAGCTGCGCACCGGCCCGGGCGCGATCGAGGTCGGCGAGCTCCGGGCGGCGCCGAAGGCCGGGCCCGGTGACGTCCGGGCCGCGCTCCTGCCCGACGTCGCGGCGGAGGTGGAGTGGGTCGCCGACGGCGTCGCGTCGCGCTGGCACTCTCTCGCCGAGGAGCGGGACAAGCCCCCGACGGCGGCGGTCCTGGTGCGCCGCCGCGCCGACATGGACGCCCTGGCCGCGGCGCTGCGTGCGCGTCGGCTGCCGGTCGAGGTCGTCGGCCTGGGCGGGCTGCTCGACACCCCGGAGGTGCGGGACCTGGTCAGCGCGCTGCGGGTGGTGGCCGACCCGCTGGCCGGACCGTCCGCGGTGCGGCTGCTGACCGGCGTGCGCTGGCGGCTCGGCGTCGCCGACCTCGCCGCGCTGTGGACCCGCGCCCGCGAGCTCGTCCCGCGGCCGGCGTCGAAGCCCGGGCCGCTGAGCCCGCAGGAGCTCGCCCTGGGGGCGCTGCCGGGGGAGCACGCCGAGCAGGCCGGTCTGGTCGACGCGCTCGACGACCCGGGGGAGCCCTCGCGCTACTCCGAGGCCGGCTTCGACCGGATCCGCCGTCTGGGCCGGGAGCTGTCGCTGCTGCGCGCGCGGGCCTCGGCGCCGCTGACGGACCTCGTCGCCGACACCGAGCGGGTGCTGCTGCTCGACGTGGAGACCGCGGCCAGGCCGGGCCCGGCCGGTCGGGCGCACCTCGACGCGTTCGCCGACGTCGTCGCGGACTTCTCGTCCGGCGCGCAGGTCGCCACGCTGCCGGCGCTGCTGGACTTCCTGGAGACCGCGGAGAAGGCCGAGGACGGGCTGACCCCGGGCGAGATCGAGGTCGCGCCGGACCGGGTGCAGATCCTGACCGTGCACGCGGCCAAGGGACTGGAGTGGGAGATCGTGGCCGTCCCGCATCTGGTCTCGCAGGTGTTCCCGGGCCGCAAGATGTCCGGCAGCTGGCTCAAGGACCCGTCCGACCTGCCGGTCCCGCTCCGTGGCGACGCCGACGACCTGCCCGGTCTGTACCTGCCCCCGGGCGGTGACCGCAAGCAGATGGAGCTGGCGATGAAGGGGCACGACGAGGCCCTCGACGACCGTCGCCTGGCCGAGGAGCGACGGCTGTTCTACGTCGCGCTCACGCGCTCCGAGCACACGCTGCTGGTCTCCGGGCACCGCTGGCCGGCGACCGGGGAGAAGCCCAAGGAGCCCTCGGTGTTCCTCACCGAGATCGCCGAGACCCTGGAGGGTCCGGGCGGCTCCGAGGTCGGCCTGCTGGAGCACTGGGCCCCGCCGCCGGACCCCGACTCGGGCAACCCGGCCCTGGGCACGACGCACACCGCGCCCTGGCCGCCCGACCCGTTCGGCGACCGCGGCACCGACGTCCGCGCCGGCGCCGACCTGGTCCGCGAGGCACTGCGCCGCCGCGCCCGCCCCGCCCCGCCCCGGCGCGGGCGCAGGACCTCGCCCGACCAGCTCAGCCTCGACATGCCCGCCGAGCCGGTGGACGTCGTCGAGGAGGATCCGGAGGGCTGGGCGGCCGACGTCGACGTGCTGCTCGCCGAGCGCGCCGCGGCCGCCCGGCGTCCCACCGTCCTGCTGCCCGGGCGGGTCTCGGTGAGCCAGCTCGTCGAGCTGGCCGACGACCCGGACGCGCTCGCGATCCGCCTGCGCCGCCCGGTGCCGCTCCCGCCGAACCCGCACACCCGCCGCGGCACGGCGTTCCACGCCTGGCTCGAGCAGCGCTTCGGCGCGGTCCAGCTGCTCGACCTCGACGAGCTGCCCGGTGCCGCGGACGACAACGGTGCCGGGGACGACGCGCTGATCGAGCTGCAGGAGGCGTTCCTGCGATCGGAGTGGGCCGACCGGGTGCCGATCGAGGTGGAGGTGTCGTTCGAGTCGGTGGTGGCGGGGGTCGCCGTGCGCGGCCGGATGGACGCCGTGTTCGCCGACCCGGACGGTGGCTGGACGGTCGTCGACTGGAAGACCGGCGTCCCGCCCGAGGGTGATCGCGAACGCGCCGTGGGCGTGCAGCTCGCCGCCTACCGCCTGGCCTGGGCCGCGTTGCAGGGCGTGCCGCCGGAACGGGTCCGCGCGGCGTTCCACTACGTGCGCCCGGACGTCACGCTCCGCCCGGCGGACCTCCTCGACGCCGAGGGCCTGCACGCGCTCCTGAACTCGGTGCCCCGCGTCGCGAGCTAG
- a CDS encoding ATP-dependent helicase, producing MASTRTAAQQASTSGPRLVRAPELLAPATRWSAPARRVLDHDHGPLRVLGGPGTGKTTLLLEAVARRIREGVPPENLLFLVGSRRAATQLRDRLIPMLAPSGPQDGTGLAARTSRELLVRTVHSYAFGVLRLHAAQHEDPPPRLLASAEQDVVVRELLAGEIANWNGSVPGSGWPERLDPALGLPGFAAELRELLLRAAERGLGPDELDEIGRTHGRDEWVAAATFFRTYEQVILLRGAAGRGAPQATAPALDSAELVSAALDALAADPELRARERARVRHLLVDDAQDLDPQQMELVRVLAGSAQVTLLAGDPDQAVLTFRGADPQGLNAVDAPSEVLTVDHRQTDAVRAAGARLAGKLPGAGPGRNRRGPDTDDDMAEDVAGPPDPAEGIDPAGPAVDDGIAPDGSGPEPSQVGERPAPSAAGSSPGGTSAPAPSAPAPSAAASSTADGSAPDPSVTDSSAADPEGAAVQVRVFGSAAAEAGWIADRLRRAHLVDGVPWAEMAVLSRSARRTLPALRRALAAAGVPIAAPPDELPLSRQPAVVPLLLILRGAGRPSAIDADLAVALLTSPLGSGDPMRMRRLRRGLLRLHAAGSRATTAPEDSPGSGDEPSPGDGRAPGTGDGFGPAAGTGDGSGPAAGIGDGSAEGRPVGAGDGSASVVGPGGAPGRATGSVDGVVPVDRDTDAGPASPTARVLAAVTPFDGSDVEAASSDPLLVEALRAAASGSPDPLVALPAAETAPLRDIGALLDTAARTIAEGQSVEEVLWRVWRRTTLARRWSEASARGGPAGAAADRDLDAVMALFDAAARYTDRLPGADVAGFLDYIADQQLPGDTLADQAPRDTAVELTTAHSARGREWRVVAVPSVQEGQWPDLRLRGSLLGNEQLVDLVAGVAEPDATVSRVAPLLAEERRLFYVACTRAKESLLVSGIQGEDEQPSRFLDELDPRPADATEARAVHRPGRSLVLPELVGELRRVVAVPDHGVPDLAARRRRAATQLARLAADGVPGAHPDDWYGLADLSSGEPLRAPGELVPVSPSDVETIASCPLRWVLQRHGGDETSALSAVTGSLVHALVQAKAAGADPSELESALRSAWARLDAGAPWFGRRELERVRAMLAAFDEWVRDSREQGLSLVAVEQPMQLDLDGDHPDDPDPEEAATAARRVRLRGRVDRLETDAQGRPVVVDVKTGKTATPAKQAAEHPQLAVYQLAASLGAFDDLVGSGVQPGGARLVFLADRKATGAPKEPSQEPLDTEAAQQWRDVVLQCADDASGAVFVARVGPDCDRCPVRTSCPAVEPGRSVLSD from the coding sequence GTGGCATCCACCCGCACCGCCGCGCAGCAGGCGTCGACGTCCGGACCGCGGCTCGTCCGCGCGCCGGAACTGCTCGCGCCCGCGACACGATGGTCGGCGCCCGCGCGCCGGGTGCTGGACCACGACCACGGCCCGTTACGGGTCCTCGGCGGCCCCGGCACGGGGAAGACGACGCTGCTGCTCGAGGCCGTGGCCCGCCGGATCCGGGAGGGGGTGCCGCCGGAGAACCTCCTGTTCCTGGTCGGCAGCCGGCGTGCGGCCACGCAGCTGCGGGACCGGTTGATCCCGATGCTCGCGCCGTCGGGCCCGCAGGACGGCACGGGGCTCGCCGCGCGTACGTCGCGGGAGCTGCTGGTGCGCACCGTGCACTCCTACGCGTTCGGGGTGCTGCGCCTGCATGCCGCGCAGCACGAGGACCCGCCGCCGCGGCTGCTGGCGAGCGCGGAGCAGGACGTCGTGGTCCGGGAGCTGCTGGCCGGGGAGATCGCGAACTGGAACGGCAGCGTCCCGGGCTCGGGCTGGCCGGAGCGGCTGGACCCGGCACTCGGCCTGCCCGGGTTCGCCGCCGAGCTGCGCGAGCTCCTGCTGCGTGCGGCCGAACGCGGGCTCGGCCCGGACGAGCTCGACGAGATCGGCCGGACCCACGGCCGTGACGAGTGGGTGGCCGCGGCGACGTTCTTCCGCACCTACGAGCAGGTCATCCTGCTGCGCGGAGCCGCCGGCCGGGGCGCGCCCCAGGCCACCGCGCCCGCGCTGGACTCCGCCGAGCTGGTGTCCGCCGCACTCGACGCGCTGGCCGCCGACCCCGAGCTGCGCGCGCGGGAACGGGCCCGGGTGCGGCACCTGCTCGTCGACGACGCGCAGGATCTCGACCCGCAGCAGATGGAGCTTGTCCGCGTCCTGGCCGGGTCCGCGCAGGTGACGCTGCTGGCCGGGGACCCGGACCAGGCCGTCCTGACCTTCCGCGGCGCCGACCCGCAGGGACTGAATGCGGTCGACGCGCCGTCCGAGGTGCTCACCGTCGACCACCGCCAGACCGACGCCGTCCGCGCCGCCGGGGCGCGACTGGCCGGGAAGCTGCCCGGAGCCGGTCCGGGTCGCAACCGCCGCGGTCCGGACACCGACGACGACATGGCGGAGGACGTCGCCGGGCCGCCGGATCCGGCCGAGGGCATCGATCCGGCGGGACCGGCCGTCGACGACGGGATCGCGCCGGACGGATCCGGGCCGGAGCCGTCCCAGGTGGGGGAACGCCCGGCGCCGTCCGCGGCCGGTTCTTCGCCGGGCGGCACCTCCGCGCCCGCCCCCTCCGCGCCCGCCCCCTCCGCGGCCGCCTCATCCACGGCCGATGGTTCAGCGCCCGATCCCTCCGTGACCGATTCCTCCGCGGCCGATCCAGAGGGGGCGGCGGTCCAGGTCCGGGTGTTCGGCTCGGCCGCGGCCGAGGCCGGGTGGATCGCCGACCGTCTGCGGCGGGCGCACCTCGTCGACGGCGTCCCCTGGGCCGAGATGGCCGTGCTGTCCCGGTCGGCCCGGCGGACGTTGCCCGCGCTGCGCCGGGCCCTGGCCGCGGCCGGCGTCCCGATCGCGGCGCCGCCGGACGAGCTGCCGCTGTCGCGCCAGCCCGCCGTCGTCCCGCTGCTGCTGATCCTGCGCGGGGCGGGCCGGCCGTCGGCGATCGACGCCGACCTGGCCGTCGCGTTGCTGACCTCTCCGCTCGGGTCGGGGGACCCGATGCGGATGCGCCGCCTGCGACGTGGGCTGCTGCGTCTGCACGCCGCGGGATCCCGCGCCACGACCGCGCCGGAGGACTCGCCCGGCTCAGGAGACGAGCCTTCGCCCGGCGACGGCCGCGCCCCCGGGACCGGCGACGGCTTCGGCCCGGCCGCCGGGACCGGCGACGGCTCTGGCCCGGCCGCCGGGATCGGCGACGGCTCGGCCGAGGGTCGGCCTGTCGGCGCCGGTGACGGCTCGGCCTCGGTCGTCGGACCCGGCGGCGCCCCCGGCCGGGCCACCGGCTCCGTCGACGGGGTGGTCCCGGTCGACCGGGACACCGACGCCGGTCCGGCGTCGCCCACGGCACGGGTCCTCGCCGCCGTCACCCCCTTCGACGGCAGTGACGTCGAGGCCGCGAGCAGCGATCCGCTGCTGGTCGAGGCGTTGCGCGCCGCCGCGTCCGGGAGTCCGGACCCGCTCGTAGCGCTGCCCGCGGCCGAGACCGCGCCGCTGCGCGACATCGGTGCGCTGCTCGACACCGCCGCCCGCACGATCGCCGAGGGTCAGAGCGTCGAGGAGGTGCTCTGGCGGGTGTGGCGGCGCACCACGCTGGCGAGGCGGTGGAGCGAGGCCAGCGCCCGGGGCGGTCCGGCCGGAGCCGCGGCGGACCGTGACCTGGACGCCGTCATGGCGCTGTTCGACGCCGCCGCGCGCTACACCGACCGGCTGCCCGGCGCCGACGTCGCCGGGTTCCTGGACTACATCGCCGACCAGCAGCTCCCCGGCGACACGCTCGCCGACCAGGCCCCGCGCGACACCGCCGTCGAGCTGACCACCGCGCACTCCGCGCGCGGACGGGAGTGGCGCGTGGTCGCCGTGCCGAGCGTGCAGGAGGGCCAGTGGCCGGACCTGCGCCTGCGGGGCAGCCTGCTCGGCAACGAGCAGCTCGTCGACCTCGTCGCGGGCGTCGCCGAGCCGGACGCGACGGTGTCCCGGGTGGCGCCGCTGCTCGCCGAGGAACGCAGGCTCTTCTACGTCGCCTGCACGCGGGCGAAGGAGTCGTTGCTGGTCAGCGGCATCCAGGGTGAGGACGAGCAGCCCTCGCGCTTCCTCGACGAGCTCGACCCGCGCCCGGCCGACGCGACCGAGGCCCGTGCCGTGCACCGCCCGGGGAGGTCGCTGGTGCTCCCCGAGCTGGTCGGCGAGCTGCGCCGGGTCGTCGCCGTCCCCGACCACGGGGTGCCCGACCTGGCGGCGCGGCGCCGGCGGGCGGCGACGCAGCTGGCCCGTCTCGCCGCGGACGGCGTGCCCGGCGCGCACCCGGACGACTGGTACGGCCTCGCCGATCTCTCCAGCGGTGAGCCGCTGCGCGCGCCCGGCGAGCTCGTCCCGGTCTCGCCCTCGGACGTCGAGACGATCGCGTCCTGCCCGCTGCGCTGGGTGCTGCAGCGCCACGGCGGTGACGAGACCAGCGCGCTGTCCGCCGTGACCGGGTCGCTGGTGCACGCGCTCGTGCAGGCCAAGGCGGCCGGCGCGGACCCGTCCGAGCTGGAGTCGGCGCTGCGCTCGGCGTGGGCGCGGCTCGACGCGGGGGCGCCCTGGTTCGGCCGTCGCGAGCTGGAGCGGGTGCGCGCGATGCTCGCCGCGTTCGACGAGTGGGTGCGCGACAGCCGCGAGCAGGGTCTCTCGCTCGTCGCGGTCGAGCAGCCGATGCAGCTCGACCTGGACGGCGACCACCCCGACGACCCGGACCCGGAGGAAGCCGCCACCGCCGCCCGACGCGTCCGCCTGCGGGGCCGGGTGGACCGGCTGGAGACCGACGCGCAGGGGCGCCCGGTCGTCGTCGACGTGAAGACGGGCAAGACCGCCACCCCGGCCAAGCAGGCGGCCGAGCACCCGCAGCTCGCGGTCTACCAGCTCGCTGCGTCACTGGGTGCGTTCGACGACCTGGTCGGGTCGGGCGTGCAGCCGGGCGGGGCGCGTCTGGTGTTCCTGGCCGACCGCAAGGCCACCGGCGCGCCCAAGGAACCCTCGCAGGAGCCGCTCGACACCGAGGCCGCTCAGCAGTGGCGTGACGTCGTCCTGCAGTGCGCCGACGACGCGTCCGGCGCGGTGTTCGTCGCCCGGGTCGGGCCCGACTGCGACCGCTGCCCGGTGCGGACCAGCTGTCCGGCCGTCGAACCCGGCCGCTCGGTGCTCTCGGACTGA
- a CDS encoding phosphatase PAP2 family protein — translation MRHAPVPLLGPLRRPAPFVAGIAFVVFAALGLWYSGDADAGRVDTHTENAVDAVTGSHWRFFGRVIEFGSPQFVVLAGGLLAGLCLLLGRRRLAVLAIVGPGLTGLATTFFKPLFGRTIGDTAGFAYPSGHTGGATSIALVAALLLVSLIPAGRGAALTLVGAAALVAGGAVGAGMVTIGAHYPTDTVGGFCVALALGLGSALVIDVVADRRAERNRPIRINPGPPTPAL, via the coding sequence GTGCGCCACGCCCCGGTCCCCCTGCTCGGACCGCTGCGTCGTCCCGCGCCGTTCGTGGCCGGAATCGCGTTCGTCGTCTTCGCCGCGCTCGGCCTCTGGTACTCCGGTGATGCGGACGCGGGGCGGGTCGACACCCATACCGAGAACGCCGTCGACGCGGTCACCGGGTCGCACTGGCGGTTCTTCGGCCGGGTGATCGAGTTCGGGTCACCGCAGTTCGTGGTGCTCGCGGGCGGCCTCCTCGCCGGGCTGTGCCTCCTGCTCGGACGACGCCGCCTGGCCGTGCTGGCGATCGTCGGCCCCGGGCTGACCGGTCTGGCGACGACGTTCTTCAAGCCCCTGTTCGGCCGCACGATCGGCGACACCGCCGGGTTCGCCTACCCGAGCGGGCACACCGGCGGCGCGACGTCGATCGCGCTGGTCGCGGCGTTGCTCCTGGTCAGCCTGATCCCGGCCGGGCGCGGGGCCGCGCTGACGCTGGTCGGGGCGGCGGCGCTGGTGGCCGGCGGCGCGGTCGGCGCCGGGATGGTGACGATCGGGGCGCACTACCCCACCGACACCGTCGGCGGGTTCTGTGTCGCCCTCGCGCTCGGGCTGGGCTCGGCGCTGGTGATCGACGTGGTCGCGGACCGCCGCGCCGAGCGGAACCGGCCGATCCGGATCAACCCCGGGCCGCCCACTCCCGCACTGTGA
- a CDS encoding LLM class F420-dependent oxidoreductase, translating to MSVELGRYGIWQHAGVLTPELAREIESLGFGAIWLGGSPPGDLSIAESLLDATDRIAVATGIVNMWSTPADEVASSYHRIEAKHPGRFLLGVGVGHPEATSDYTRPYATVVEYLDALDAADVPVAGRALAALGPKVLKLSAERTAGAHPYLTTPEHTREARGILGDGVLLAPEHKVVLNSDPAAAREIGRPAVQKPYLGLRNYVSNLKRLGWADSDIADGGSDALIDALVAHGEPDAVAARLDEHLAAGADHVCAQILTPKGADLTPDLRRLAGALGLG from the coding sequence ATGAGTGTGGAACTGGGCCGCTACGGCATCTGGCAGCACGCGGGAGTCCTGACCCCGGAGCTCGCGCGCGAGATCGAGTCCCTCGGGTTCGGCGCGATCTGGCTCGGCGGGTCGCCTCCCGGCGACCTGTCGATCGCGGAGTCGCTGCTCGACGCGACCGACCGCATCGCCGTCGCGACCGGCATCGTCAACATGTGGTCGACGCCGGCGGACGAGGTCGCGTCCTCCTACCACCGGATCGAGGCGAAGCACCCCGGCCGTTTCCTGCTGGGCGTGGGCGTCGGGCACCCGGAGGCGACCAGTGACTACACGCGTCCGTACGCCACGGTCGTCGAGTACCTGGACGCGCTCGACGCCGCCGACGTCCCGGTCGCCGGACGGGCGCTCGCCGCGCTCGGCCCGAAGGTCCTCAAGCTCTCCGCCGAGCGGACCGCGGGCGCACACCCCTACCTGACGACGCCGGAGCACACCCGCGAGGCGCGCGGGATCCTCGGCGACGGCGTGCTGCTCGCCCCCGAGCACAAGGTCGTCCTGAACTCCGACCCGGCGGCGGCCCGCGAGATCGGCCGTCCGGCCGTGCAGAAGCCCTACCTGGGCCTGCGCAACTACGTCAGCAACCTCAAGCGTCTCGGCTGGGCCGACTCCGACATCGCCGACGGCGGCAGCGACGCCCTGATCGACGCGCTCGTCGCGCACGGCGAGCCGGACGCGGTCGCGGCCCGGCTCGACGAGCACCTCGCCGCCGGCGCCGACCACGTCTGCGCGCAGATCCTCACCCCGAAGGGTGCCGACCTGACGCCGGACCTGCGTCGTCTCGCCGGGGCCCTCGGCCTGGGCTGA